One Carassius auratus strain Wakin chromosome 3, ASM336829v1, whole genome shotgun sequence genomic region harbors:
- the LOC113047889 gene encoding dynein light chain 4, axonemal isoform X2, which yields MGESVDGKKEDADYKRLQSFPLIRHTDMPEEMRVETMELCVTACEKFASNNESAAKMIKECMDKKFGSSWHVVIGEGFGFEYLQ from the exons ATGGGAGAAAGCGTTGATGGTAAAAAAGAGGATGCCGACTACAAAAGACTACAAAGCTTTCCTCTCATCAGG CACACAGATATGCCAGAGGAGATGCGCGTGGAGACGATGGAGCTTTGTGTCACAGCCTGCGAGAAATTTGCCTCCAACAATGAG AGTGCTGCCAAGATGATCAAGGAGTGCATGGATAAGAAGTTTGGCAGCTCGTGGCATGTGGTGATCGGTGAGGGGTTTGGATTCGAG TACTTGCAGTAA
- the LOC113047889 gene encoding dynein light chain 4, axonemal isoform X1 — MGESVDGKKEDADYKRLQSFPLIRHTDMPEEMRVETMELCVTACEKFASNNESAAKMIKECMDKKFGSSWHVVIGEGFGFEVSHEVRNLLYMFFGGSLAVCVWKCS, encoded by the exons ATGGGAGAAAGCGTTGATGGTAAAAAAGAGGATGCCGACTACAAAAGACTACAAAGCTTTCCTCTCATCAGG CACACAGATATGCCAGAGGAGATGCGCGTGGAGACGATGGAGCTTTGTGTCACAGCCTGCGAGAAATTTGCCTCCAACAATGAG AGTGCTGCCAAGATGATCAAGGAGTGCATGGATAAGAAGTTTGGCAGCTCGTGGCATGTGGTGATCGGTGAGGGGTTTGGATTCGAGGTGAGCCATGAAGTCAGGAACCTGCTCTACATGTTCTTTGGGGGAAGTCtggctgtgtgtgtttggaaatgctcctga